One window from the genome of Marinobacter sp. es.048 encodes:
- a CDS encoding IS3 family transposase (programmed frameshift) produces the protein MERIEVITGVQRRRRYSAQEKAFMVAECERPGMSVSLVARRHGISASLLFRWKKLMKDGGMSAIESGDEVVSASEVKALNKKVRDLERMLGRKTMEAEILREALEVAQSKKVDLAHAVAATGRYPLKRVAEVLKVSRSNLLDRLHGRQKGRCPRYKKQDDDRHLPVIRELCEVRAANGYRRITARLNRLLAANDERVNHKRVYRLMKQDGLLLPRYTGRPQERCHNGQVITLKPDLRWCSDGFEIRCWNKEVVRVAFSLDCCDRELMRYVATTGGVTAEMVQDLLLESLEYRFGQSEHVPHPLEWLTDNGSCYIAKETRAFASSLGFVVCTTPVRSPQSNGMAEAFVKTFKRDYIYLNDLPDAASVMAKLPEWIEDYNRSHPHKGLKMKSPWEYRAELASNE, from the exons GTGGAGAGAATCGAAGTCATAACCGGAGTGCAACGTCGTCGCCGGTATTCCGCACAGGAGAAGGCATTCATGGTTGCTGAGTGTGAGCGGCCAGGCATGTCAGTGTCGCTTGTAGCGCGACGTCATGGTATATCAGCAAGTCTGTTGTTCCGTTGGAAGAAGCTGATGAAAGACGGTGGCATGTCCGCGATTGAATCCGGTGATGAGGTTGTCAGTGCATCCGAGGTGAAGGCCCTGAACAAAAAGGTTCGGGACCTGGAGCGGATGTTGGGCCGCAAGACGATGGAAGCTGAAATACTCCGGGAAGCTCTGGAGGTGGCTCAGTCAA AAAAAGTTGATCTCGCGCATGCCGTTGCTGCCACCGGACGATACCCTCTGAAGCGGGTAGCGGAGGTACTGAAGGTATCGCGCTCCAACCTTCTGGATCGCCTTCACGGCCGCCAGAAAGGTAGATGTCCCAGATACAAAAAACAGGACGATGACCGGCATTTGCCGGTTATCAGAGAGCTGTGTGAAGTCCGTGCGGCCAATGGCTATCGAAGGATTACGGCACGCTTGAATCGGTTGCTTGCAGCCAACGATGAGCGAGTGAACCACAAGCGTGTGTACCGGCTGATGAAGCAGGATGGGCTGTTGTTGCCCCGTTACACGGGCCGGCCTCAGGAGCGTTGTCACAACGGCCAGGTCATTACGTTGAAGCCGGACCTCCGTTGGTGCTCAGACGGCTTCGAGATCCGCTGTTGGAATAAGGAGGTGGTTCGCGTGGCCTTCAGCCTGGACTGCTGTGATCGGGAACTGATGCGCTATGTGGCGACGACCGGGGGAGTCACCGCTGAGATGGTCCAGGACCTGTTGCTGGAAAGCCTGGAATACCGCTTCGGCCAGTCAGAGCATGTTCCACACCCGCTGGAATGGCTGACGGACAATGGCAGCTGCTACATTGCCAAAGAAACGCGAGCGTTCGCATCTTCTCTGGGCTTTGTGGTGTGCACTACGCCTGTGAGAAGCCCGCAGAGCAACGGCATGGCTGAGGCCTTCGTGAAGACGTTCAAAAGGGACTATATTTACCTGAACGATCTTCCCGACGCCGCCTCTGTGATGGCGAAGTTGCCGGAATGGATCGAGGACTATAACCGCAGTCACCCACACAAGGGACTGAAAATGAAATCGCCCTGGGAATACCGGGCGGAACTGGCATCAAATGAATGA
- a CDS encoding pyridoxamine 5'-phosphate oxidase family protein, whose amino-acid sequence MLSTRHGEELRSRPMVLVQDEYDGTLWFYTDLESEKVFELESDNDVCVSFADPDNHVYVSLTGVGRAVQDKALIDKYWNPFVSAWFPEGKDSPNVGMLEIKVAKGEHWNSDSSKMVKSAKTVAAKVKGKQPDLGEHEKFGVDE is encoded by the coding sequence ATGTTGTCGACGCGCCACGGTGAAGAGCTTCGGTCGCGGCCGATGGTGCTGGTGCAGGATGAGTATGATGGGACCTTGTGGTTTTATACTGATCTGGAGTCGGAGAAAGTGTTCGAGCTTGAGAGCGATAACGATGTCTGTGTGTCGTTCGCCGATCCTGACAATCACGTTTACGTCTCGCTCACCGGTGTCGGTCGGGCCGTCCAAGACAAGGCGTTGATCGATAAATACTGGAATCCGTTTGTTTCGGCCTGGTTTCCTGAGGGGAAAGATTCCCCCAATGTTGGAATGCTGGAGATCAAGGTCGCGAAAGGAGAACACTGGAACAGCGACAGCAGCAAGATGGTCAAGAGTGCCAAAACTGTCGCAGCCAAGGTTAAAGGGAAGCAGCCCGATCTTGGCGAGCATGAGAAGTTTGGCGTTGATGAATAG
- a CDS encoding FKBP-type peptidyl-prolyl cis-trans isomerase encodes MSIEKNQVVLFHYSVRDEQDNVVEDSHGGQPNAYLHGHGGIIKGLEEALEGRDAGDTFSVTVTPDKAYGPRKPDAIQRVPIKHLMGAKRWKAGMVAQVQTEQGPRHVVVAKVGHKFADVDTNHPMAGRTLTFDIEVIDVRAATSEELAHGHAHGPGGHHH; translated from the coding sequence ATGTCCATCGAAAAGAACCAGGTCGTCCTGTTCCATTACAGCGTGCGCGATGAACAAGACAACGTTGTTGAAGACTCCCATGGCGGACAGCCGAACGCCTACCTGCATGGCCACGGCGGCATTATCAAGGGGCTGGAAGAAGCTCTGGAAGGTCGCGATGCCGGCGATACGTTTAGCGTTACCGTCACTCCCGATAAAGCCTATGGGCCCCGCAAGCCTGACGCCATTCAGCGGGTGCCGATCAAGCATTTAATGGGTGCCAAACGTTGGAAGGCGGGCATGGTCGCCCAGGTGCAAACCGAACAGGGCCCACGCCATGTGGTTGTTGCCAAGGTCGGCCATAAGTTTGCTGATGTCGACACCAACCACCCGATGGCGGGCAGAACCCTGACCTTTGATATTGAGGTGATTGACGTGCGCGCCGCGACTTCAGAAGAGCTGGCCCATGGTCACGCTCACGGCCCGGGTGGCCACCATCATTGA
- a CDS encoding gamma-glutamylcyclotransferase family protein, whose amino-acid sequence MRKPILYTLATLSVLLGAVIGYLWLTFASPFGYNPRPEYLPAIDENATYSVFVYGTLAQSWVRWLVMGRAGEAEPAKLPGFSREALDIKPDAGAVTEGEVITVNADELRALDRYERLGVRYERVELTLQSGKTVWVYRLMDPLVPGISEEVIDEANGD is encoded by the coding sequence ATGAGAAAACCGATTCTCTATACCCTTGCAACGCTTTCTGTCCTGCTTGGCGCGGTTATTGGCTACCTTTGGCTGACGTTCGCCAGCCCTTTCGGTTATAACCCGAGGCCCGAATACCTGCCCGCCATTGATGAAAACGCCACCTACTCCGTATTCGTTTACGGCACCCTCGCCCAGTCCTGGGTGCGCTGGCTGGTGATGGGCCGCGCGGGGGAGGCTGAGCCTGCCAAACTGCCGGGTTTCAGTAGGGAAGCGCTGGACATCAAGCCAGACGCCGGGGCAGTCACCGAAGGCGAAGTCATCACGGTAAATGCCGACGAACTCAGAGCGCTGGATCGCTACGAGAGGCTGGGTGTCCGCTATGAACGAGTGGAACTCACGCTGCAAAGCGGTAAAACGGTCTGGGTCTACCGACTGATGGATCCACTCGTTCCGGGGATTTCAGAGGAAGTAATAGACGAAGCAAACGGAGACTAG